Proteins found in one Lycium ferocissimum isolate CSIRO_LF1 chromosome 6, AGI_CSIRO_Lferr_CH_V1, whole genome shotgun sequence genomic segment:
- the LOC132060112 gene encoding probable calcium-binding protein CML36 — MKLIKNFPTINLFKSKKSTRSSSISRSGSDPSFSSGTTSSSSSSLENSHNKGGVSTPTSVLPTLSNEISADDWSEISTAGVYSDIVKSFSVIDSNNSGKIRKEQLEAILTRIGGKSPPSEEELELLLDEVDKNGDGCINLEDFGLINSAFDPTVEDASELKDAFDFFDEDHDGKITAEELFNVFNMIGDAKCTLEDCRRMIASVDKNGDGFVCFEDFCLMMEQQR; from the exons ATGAAGCTCATCAAGAACTTCCCCACAATTAACCTCTTCAAGTCCAAAAAATCAACCCGCTCCAGCTCCATTTCCAGATCCGGGTCTGACCCGTCTTTCAGCTCTGGCACAACATCATCATCTTCCTCCTCATTGGAAAACTCACATAACAAAGGCGGAGTTTCTACTCCTACGAGTGTTTTGCCGACTTTATCAAACGAGATATCTGCCGATGACTGGTCGGAGATATCTACCGCCGGCGTATACTCCGACATCGTCAAATCGTTTTCCGTCATCGACAGTAACAACTCCG GTAAGATAAGGAAGGAACAACTCGAGGCGATTTTAACAAGAATCGGCGGTAAATCTCCACCAAGCGAAGAGGAATTAGAACTATTGCTTGATGAAGTAGATAAGAATGGAGATGGATGTATAAATCTAGAAGATTTTGGACTTATTAACTCAGCGTTTGATCCAACGGTTGAAGATGCATCTGAGCTGAAAGATGCATTTGATTTCTTTGATGAAGATCATGATGGGAAAATAACTGCTGAGGAGTTGTTTAATGTGTTTAATATGATTGGCGATGCAAAGTGCACGTTAGAGGATTGTAGGCGTATGATAGCAAGTGTAGATAAAAATGGAGATGGGTTCGTGTGCTTTGAGGATTTCTGCCTTATGATGGAACAGCAGAgatga